A window from Vigna radiata var. radiata cultivar VC1973A unplaced genomic scaffold, Vradiata_ver6 scaffold_399, whole genome shotgun sequence encodes these proteins:
- the LOC106780479 gene encoding tricyclene synthase EBOS, chloroplastic → MTLVNPTLLNSSFFQHLTFSKPLKPVAPILLQRRMIFPRYIATTANVNDSERKSANYQPNLWTYDFLQSLKHAYADIRYEDRAKMLKEEVRRMIKDESSDIWLKLELINDVKRLGLSYHYDKDIDEALLRFHSSAFANTSLHQTALCFRLLREYGHDVSADIFERFKEENGNFKETLVSDVKGMLSLYEASFLGYEGEKILDEAMVFSSFHLRVALNKGKSSNMLLEQVNHALELPLHHRIQRLEARWSIESYAKRTDSNRFLLEAAKLDFNIVQSTLQNDLQQMSRWWRGMGLASKLSFSRDRLMECFFWTVGMVFEPQFSDLRKGLTKVTSLITTIDDVYDVYGTLDELELFTAAVESWDVKAVQVLPDYMKICFLALYNTVNEFAYDALKEHGQDILPYLTKAWSDMLKAFLQEAKWSRDXHLPKFXDYLNNAWVSVSGVVILTHAYFLLNQSITKEALQSLHNYHSLLQKPSLIFRLCNDLGTSKAELERGEAASSIVCYMRESGASEEGAHMHIHTLLNETWKKMNKDRMSESPFPKAFIETAMNLGRISECTYQYGDGHGAPDSTAKNRIRSLIIEPIALYETEAFQQVVY, encoded by the exons ATGACTCTGGTGAACCCAACTTTGCTCAATTCCTCTTTTTTTCAACATCTCACTTTTTCCAAACCTCTGAAACCAGTAGCTCCTATTCTTCTCCAACGTAGGATGATCTTCCCTCGCTACATCGCAACCACAGCAAACGTTAACGATTCTGAAAGAAAATCTGCAAACTACCAACCCAACCTCTGGACTTACGACTTTCTGCAGTCCTTGAAGCATGCCTACGCT GATATAAGATACGAGGACAGGGCGAAGATGTTGAAGGAGGAAGTGAGGAGAATGATAAAGGATGAAAGTTCAGACATATGGCTAAAACTTGAACTCATTAACGATGTGAAACGCTTGGGTCTGAGTTACCATTATGACAAGGACATAGATGAAGCCCTTCTTCGCTTTCACTCTTCTGCATTCGCCAACACAAGTTTACATCAAACTGCTTTGTGCTTTAGGCTTCTCAGAGAATATGGCCATGATGTCTCAGCAG ATATATTTGAGAGGTTTAAGGAGGAGAATGGTAATTTCAAGGAAACCCTTGTGAGTGATGTGAAAGGAATGCTGAGTCTGTACGAGGCATCGTTTCTTGGATACGAAGGAGAGAAGATTTTGGATGAGGCCATGGTGTTCTCTAGCTTCCATCTTAGGGTTGCCCTCAACAAAGGTAAAAGCAGTAACATGCTTTTGGAACAAGTCAATCATGCATTGGAGCTTCCACTCCATCACAGAATTCAAAGGCTGGAAGCAAG GTGGTCTATTGAATCTTATGCTAAAAGAACAGACTCAAACCGATTTCTGCTTGAAGCAGCAAAGCTTGATTTCAATATTGTGCAGTCAACACTGCAAAATGATCTCCAACAAATGTCAAG GTGGTGGAGGGGAATGGGACTGGCCTCAAAGTTAAGCTTCAGCCGAGACAGACTAATGGAATGCTTCTTTTGGACTGTTGGAATGGTCTTCGAGCCTCAGTTCAGTGATCTCCGCAAAGGCTTAACAAAAGTTACTTCCTTAATAACTACAATCGATGACGTTTATGATGTCTATGGCACCTTAGACGAATTAGAACTTTTCACTGCAGCTGTGGAAAG ttGGGATGTTAAAGCAGTTCAAGTTCTCCCTGATTACATGAAGATATGTTTTCTTGCACTGTACAACACTGTCAACGAATTTGCCTATGATGCCCTTAAGGAACATGGACAAGATATTTTACCCTACCTCACCAAAGCA TGGTCTGATATGTTGAAAGCATTCCTACAAGAAGCCAAATGGAGTCGCGACANACACTTGCCAAAATTCNAGGATTACCTCAACAATGCATGGGTCTCAGTCTCCGGGGTGGTTATTCTCACCCATGCTTATTTCTTACTAAACCAAAGCATTACAAAAGAGGCACTTCAATCCTTGCACAATTACCACTCCCTGTTACAGAAACCATCGCTTATTTTTCGACTTTGCAATGATCTGGGTACATCAAAG GCAGAGTTAGAGAGAGGTGAAGCAGCAAGCTCCATTGTATGTTACATGAGAGAAAGTGGTGCTAGTGAAGAGGGTGCTCACATGCATATCCATACTTTGCTTAACGAAAcgtggaagaagatgaacaaaGATAGAATGTCAGAGTCTCCTTTCCCTAAAGCTTTCATAGAAACAGCCATGAACCTTGGAAGAATTTCTGAGTGCACATATCAGTATGGAGATGGACATGGAGCCCCAGATAGCACTGCCAAGAATCGCATACGATCTTTGATAATTGAACCCATTGCACTTTATGAGACGGAGGCATTTCAACAAGttgtttattaa